In Nerophis lumbriciformis linkage group LG04, RoL_Nlum_v2.1, whole genome shotgun sequence, a single window of DNA contains:
- the atn1 gene encoding uncharacterized protein atn1 isoform X3 has product MKTRTQKESMPMRSGRRRGASEERRGRRPHPSPTQPERNERQTPRGGGEELAGNRFSRRSQGHDSSESEGEELVSPAKRQKVQDSAANKNPPTSTHSTDSLAPSTVPPPTSAAGQSRESDNEDGQSQGSRSSVVGSLANSSSSLSSGRDIDQDNRSSSPSLSASPLGSLDSDSEGPESPKHREREREKSKDGGAGSVSSEDRRTRRVEDPCGEGQNMDADAQIEDCALKPIHPCPSSGPNPSLRGAGDSSNDSSGGRKSYFSMDSKLMCKVEYGGPTGTDAVPSGNRMNSKANTQCVTKTSAAGGDFSHNSPSIPHSLPPPLPPPPALKPLELGGQNLPTEVKIEKADKHLDKARSTPPTLLQTGPQPQSQPQTQTTAHPHHYSSPSWQGGTATGCQGSWGYTRYPGNHHSHQHQPPVQQQQLPSVYNPPSSRHSTSHASYLPHPHPHPHREYIPRYAGGGVDRDRGAVGDRERGARGELNREFSAPIVNNSNTNSGANSTSGMSGLQGREFAGLSVGQNRESQSSGRDGPSNIGAVRRDFVPAFKDREQDRERDPGREFPVPNQNQSRDFSPNGAVGGHPRDKDRGRWGEFGGQTREGNCNPNNNAISQGNHPSTASGLPVNPMLSRDPPTSPQNNSSHPTHSSLPPHSHPTNSSNRDFPPSMDKTQTPSTGPDSFHREYPSTGGKDFNAGALPSTGTNRDYLSPPGVTSNLGREFSGPGGIQNAHPSHPHYQSGLRDRERDSNLRESALYQSRGGPNQPPAPSPSSSTSHGHPPNAPYPSQTSHTQQPPPGMAPNVRPPLYQSSAQTPPTHLSPLPSPSTNQIGGFSSFPPGPTSAPIMPHPGPGMPSPGCRPSPLHATLNSHSSFSETYHANGSGGNNLANSNSNSGTPTNSNTNSQSPHNVSKGPPPLTNNNITTPTLPCGDGHSDSGLPQPPVIKQEPPEDREESNSPPTVLRSPSPEPKPVDIPIHASQSARFHKVLDRGSCNSCARCDVLFVPLDGSKLWKKRNEVIERARREVEQRARDLREKERERERERERERELDRHLQQQKDASAAAGARHGSSLFFPSSSSMILDPSSSSSCPGNPVSHPPPHAQHHHSHPHAHLPPGHHLHHSLSHAIPHSLLLPSMAGASAVVGGHQGALGIGIGGPYLGPDTPALRTLSEYARPHAMSPLGAASRAQAHHPQMHHGHPHVHPSFFLPQFQNHHALAHPHHLPADAATAAAILGFLYGGSLEGGHGVGGHPGVGGGPVPGGMGGSGLGGVGFPHAVAAHRERMKQGFEFKSDERVYPQVSMADPAALALAHTHSHASAHAHTHSLLLGGGGPNEVSLYCTPPPPPAGPPHLQNPTVPPIVRPPNPPAPQSLSNPPPSSLLPPSHPPSAPPPAAPPPAAPPPSGPAAPPSAPPLPPPALPATPTSNATSVHHPVPHSSFPSSLPSHLPPTTSSETYPTPARSPTSFERDRSGDRERERERDRAAPPAFGDRERERERERERERERGGSAGGGTSNGGGTGGGSGGENTGRVQMLNVTPHHHQHSHIHSHLHLHQQDTALASSGGRGSPPDGPAGVGVSFDASPLPRSDNRQPHPGSPPH; this is encoded by the exons ATGCCCATGCGCAGTGGGCGGCGGCGGGGGGCGAGTGAGGAGAGGAGGGGTAGACGCCCGCACCCCAGTCCCACTCAACCTGAACGCAATGAGAGACAAACG CCAAGAGGTGGCGGTGAGGAACTGGCTGGGAATCGCTTCAGTCGCAGATCACAAGGGCATGATTCATCCGAGAGCGAGGGGGAGGAACTTGTGTCTCCTGCAAAAAGACAGAAAGTTCAG GATTCGGCCGCCAACAAGAACCCTCCAACATCAACACACTCCACTGACAGCTTGGCTCCATCCACAGTCCCGCCTCCAACCTCGGCAGCCGGCCAATCCCGTGAGAGTGACAATGAAGATGGCCAATCACAGGGTAGCAGGAGTTCCGTTGTAGGCAGCCTGGCAAATAGCAGCAGCAGCCTTAGCAGTGGGCGGGACATCGACCAGGACAATCGTTCCTCATCCCCGAGTCTCTCCGCTTCCCCTCTGGGTAGCCTCGACTCTGATTCCGAGGGCCCTGAATCACCAAAGCATAGAGAGAGGGAACGGGAGAAAAGCAAAGATGGAGGAGCAGGAAGCGTGTCTTCAGAGGACAGAAGGACGCGGAGAGTGGAGGATCCCTGTGGAGAGGGACAAAACATGGATGCGGATGCACAAATTGAGGACTGTGCTCTAAAGCCTATCCATCCTTGCCCCTCTTCAGGTCCCAACCCCTCGCTCCGTGGAGCTGGGGATTCTTCAAATGACAGCTCTGGTGGGAGGAAGTCTTATTTCTCCATGGACTCCAAACTCATGTGTAAAGTTGAGTATGGTGGACCTACTGGCACTGATGCTGTGCCAAGTGGCAATAGAATGAATTCCAAAGCCAACACACAATGTGTGACAAAGACATCTGCTGCCGGTGGAGATTTTTCCCATAACAGCCCCAGCATTCCCCACTCCTTGCCCCCACCTCTTCCTCCTCCACCTGCTCTTAAACCACTGGAGCTCGGGGGACAAAATCTTCCCACTGAGGTCAAAATAGAAAAGGCCGATAAGCACCTGGACAAAGCTCGGTCCACTCCTCCTACCCTGTTGCAGACTGGGCCGCAGCCTCAATCACAACCCCAGACTCAAACCACCGCCCACCCCCATCATTACAGCTCCCCAAGCTGGCAGGGTGGCACAGCAACCGGTTGCCAGGGGAGTTGGGGCTACACCCGTTACCCTGGCAACCATCACTCACACCAGCATCAGCCCCCGGTGCAGCAGCAGCAACTTCCCTCTGTGTACAACCCTCCTTCCTCTCGACACTCCACATCTCACGCTTCTTATCTCCCCCACCCGCACCCTCACCCCCACAGAGAGTACATTCCCAGGTATGCTGGAGGAGGAGTGGATAGAGACAGGGGTGCTGTGGGAGACAGGGAGAGGGGGGCAAGGGGTGAGCTCAACAGGGAGTTCTCTGCTCCCATTGTTAACAACAGCAACACAAATAGTGGGGCTAATAGTACTAGCGGGATGAGTGGCCTTCAAGGCAGGGAGTTTGCCGGTTTGTCTGTAGGTCAGAACCGGGAGTCTCAAAGCTCTGGAAGAGATGGACCTTCTAATATAGGTGCTGTGAGAAGAGATTTTGTTCCAGCTTTCAAAGACAGAGAGCAAGACAGGGAACGTGATCCAGGAAGAGAGTTTCCTGTGCCAAACCAAAACCAGAGTAGAGACTTTTCCCCCAATGGAGCTGTAGGGGGGCATCCAAGAGACAAAGACAGAGGCAGGTGGGGTGAGTTTGGAGGCCAAACAAGAGAAGGAAACTGTAACCCAAACAACAATGCCATCTCACAAGGAAACCATCCCAGTACAGCTAGTGGACTACCTGTTAACCCCATGCTTAGCCGAGATCCACCGACATCTCCCCAAAACAACAGTAGCCACCCAACTCATTCTTCCCTGCCCCCACACTCACATCCCACAAACTCCTCCAATCGGGATTTTCCACCTTCCATGGACAAGACACAAACACCTTCCACTGGACCTGACTCCTTTCACAGAGAGTATCCTTCCACTGGTGGGAAAGATTTCAATGCAGGCGCACTTCCCTCCACAGGAACTAATCGAGATTATCTCAGCCCACCTGGCGTCACTTCTAATCTAGGAAGAGAATTTTCAGGGCCTGGTGGAATCCAAAATGCTCACCCATCTCACCCCCATTACCAGTCTGGACTTAGAGATAGAGAAAGGGACTCAAACCTGCGAGAGTCAGCCCTGTACCAAAGCCGTGGTGGTCCAAATCAACCTCCTGCCCCATCTCCATCCTCTTCTACCAGTCATGGACACCCTCCAAATGCCCCCTATCCATCTCAAACTTCCCATACTCAGCAACCCCCACCAGGTATGGCACCTAATGTACGTCCCCCACTTTACCAGTCATCTGCTCAGACTCCTCCAACACATCTATCCCCACTACCCAGCCCCTCCACTAATCAGATAGGTGGTTTCTCGTCGTTCCCCCCTGGCCCCACCTCTGCACCCATTATGCCCCATCCTGGACCAGGCATGCCATCACCTGGATGCCGGCCCTCCCCTTTACATGCCACCTTGAACAGCCACTCGAGCTTCAGTGAAACATACCACGCAAATGGGAGTGGTGGCAATAACCTGGCTAACAGCAATAGCAACAGTGGCACACCCACAAACAGCAATACAAACTCCCAATCACCTCATAATGTCTCTAAGGGCCCACCACCGCTTACTAATAACAACATTACTACCCCGACACTTCCCTGTGGAGATGGCCATTCAGATTCAGGCCTTCCCCAACCGCCTGTAATTAAGCAGGAACCACCAGAAGACAGGGAAGAAAGTAACAGTCCACCAACTGTGTTGAGAAGTCCGTCTCCTGAGCCTAAACCTGTAGACATTCCCATCCATGCTAGCCAATCAGCAAG GTTTCACAAAGTCCTTGACCGTGGTAGCTGCAACTCATGCGCCCGCTGCGATGTCCTATTTGTTCCGTTGGACGGTTCTAAATTGTGGAAGAAGAGGAATGAGGTGATAGAAAGAGCTCGGAGGGAGGTTGAGCAACGGGCCAGAGATTTAAGAGAAAAAGAGAGAGAACGGGAAAGGGAGCGAGAGCGTGAGAGGGAACTGGATCGCCATCTACAG CAACAGAAAGATGCCAGTGCAGCTGCAGGGGCTCGTCATGGTTCTTCCCTCTTCTTCCCCTCCTCGTCCTCTATGATCCTTGACCCTTCATCGTCCTCCTCCTGTCCGGGAAACCCGGTCTCCCATCCACCACCTCACGCTCAGCATCACCACTCTCACCCGCATGCTCACCTTCCTCCAGGCCACCACCTCCATCACAGCCTCTCTCATGCTATCCCACACTCACTTCTCCTGCCGTCTATGGCTGGGGCATCAGCAGTGGTTGGGGGCCATCAAGGAGCTTTGGGAATAGGTATTGGTGGTCCATACCTTGGTCCTGATACCCCAGCTCTAAGAACCCTGAGCGAGTATGCTCGTCCCCATGCTATgtctccacttggggcagcaaGTCGGGCTCAAGCACACCACCCTCAAATGCACCATGGTCATCCTCATGTCCATCCATCATTCTTTCTACCCCAATTTCAGAATCATCATGCATTAGCTCACCCACATCACCTACCTGCTGATGCTGCAACAGCTGCAGCCATCTTGGGCTTTCTGTATGGCGGCAGCCTTGAAGGGGGTCATGGTGTTGGTGGTCACCCTGGGGTTGGGGGAGGCCCAGTGCCTGGAGGAATGGGGGGTTCAGGGTTAGGAGGAGTTGGCTTTCCTCATGCGGTTGCTGCTCACCGTGAGCGCATGAAGCAAGGATTTGAATTCAAAAGTGATGAACGGGTCTATCCACAAGTCTCCATGGCTGATCCTGCAGCTCTAGCCCTGGCTCACACCCATTCCCATGCCAGTGCCCATGCACATACCCACTCCTTGCTCCTTGGTGGAGGGGGGCCAAATGAGGTGTCACTCTATTGCACTCCTCCCCCACCTCCTGCCGGCCCCCCACATCTCCAGAACCCGACTGTGCCCCCAATAGTCAGACCCCCAAACCCTCCTGCCCCTCAGTCTCTGTCCAATCCCCCTCCTTCATCACTTCTACCTCCATCGCACCCTCCATCTGCGCCACCGCCCGCTGCCCCACCACCCGCTGCCCCACCCCCATCAGGCCCGGCTGCCCCTCCGTCGGCTCCTCCTCTCCCTCCTCCTGCTCTACCTGCGACACCCACCTCTAACGCCACTTCAGTTCATCACCCAGTACCCCATTCTTCTTTCCCTAGTTCCCTGCCATCTCATCTACCACCAACCACTTCATCTGAGACCTACCCAACCCCCGCTCGCTCACCCACCTCTTTTGAGCGAGACAGGAGTGGAGACAGAGAGCGGGAGAGAGAACGAGACAGAGCGGCACCGCCGGCCTTTGGGGACAGGGaacgtgagagagagagagagagggagagggaaAGAGAAAGGGGAGGAAGTGCAGGAGGAGGCACCTCAAACGGAGGAGGAACAGGTGGAGGAAGTGGGGGAGAGAACACAGGTCGTGTCCAGATGCTAAATGTGACGCCCCACCATCACCAGCACTCCCACATCCACTCGCACCTTCATTTGCACCAACAAGACACAG CATTGGCATCTAGCGGCGGGCGGGGTTCACCCCCTGATGGACCCGCTGGCGTCGGGGTCTCCTTTGACGCGTCTCCCTTACCCCGGAGCGACAATAGGCAACCCCATCCTGGCTCACCCCCTCACTGA